From Solibacillus isronensis, the proteins below share one genomic window:
- a CDS encoding bifunctional 3-deoxy-7-phosphoheptulonate synthase/chorismate mutase: MHQQDLESLRSQIDSLNLEILRLINERASVVEEIGKIKEKQGVNRYDPLRERHMLDLIKENNNGPLNQMTVDYIFKQIFKTALKQLEAEKKKELLVSRKEKSEDTVINVNGELIGTGAPSFVFGPCAVESYEQVAAVAATIQEKGLKLIRGGAYKPRTSPYDFQGLGLDGLKILKDVSKEYGLGVITEIVTPADLDHALDYIDVIQIGARNMQNFELLKAAGSTNKPVLLKRGLAATIDEFIHAAEYIMSKGNENIILCERGIRTYEKATRNTLDISAVPILKQETHLPVMVDVTHSTGRRDLLLPCSKAAIAIGADGVMAEVHPDPSIALSDQQQQMDIPTFNAYYDELLKFMKQYEVSK, from the coding sequence ATGCATCAACAAGATTTAGAAAGCTTACGTAGCCAGATTGACAGCTTGAACTTAGAAATTTTACGTTTAATTAATGAACGTGCATCAGTAGTAGAAGAAATTGGTAAGATTAAAGAGAAGCAAGGTGTCAATCGCTATGATCCGTTACGCGAGCGTCATATGCTTGACTTAATTAAAGAAAACAATAACGGCCCGTTAAATCAAATGACGGTTGATTATATTTTTAAACAAATCTTCAAAACAGCGCTTAAACAATTAGAAGCAGAAAAGAAAAAAGAATTACTCGTTTCACGTAAAGAAAAGTCAGAAGATACTGTCATTAATGTTAATGGTGAATTAATCGGTACAGGTGCTCCTTCTTTCGTATTTGGACCATGTGCGGTTGAGTCGTATGAACAAGTTGCTGCAGTAGCTGCAACAATTCAGGAAAAAGGATTAAAATTAATCCGCGGTGGTGCATACAAACCACGTACATCTCCGTATGATTTCCAAGGCCTAGGTTTGGACGGCCTTAAGATTTTAAAAGATGTTTCTAAAGAATACGGTTTAGGTGTTATTACAGAAATCGTAACACCTGCTGATTTAGACCATGCATTAGATTACATCGATGTAATTCAAATCGGAGCTCGTAATATGCAAAACTTCGAATTATTAAAAGCAGCTGGATCAACGAATAAGCCTGTCTTATTAAAACGCGGTTTAGCAGCGACAATTGATGAGTTCATCCATGCAGCAGAGTACATCATGTCAAAAGGTAATGAAAACATTATTTTATGTGAACGCGGTATTCGCACATACGAAAAAGCAACTCGTAACACATTAGATATTTCGGCAGTTCCGATTTTAAAACAAGAAACACATTTACCGGTTATGGTAGACGTGACGCACTCTACAGGCCGTCGTGATTTATTATTGCCATGTTCAAAAGCTGCAATCGCTATTGGAGCTGACGGTGTAATGGCAGAAGTGCATCCAGATCCATCAATCGCATTATCGGATCAGCAACAGCAAATGGATATCCCGACATTCAATGCTTACTACGATGAACTTTTAAAATTCATGAAACAATACGAAGTGTCAAAATAA